One window from the genome of Natronomonas pharaonis DSM 2160 encodes:
- a CDS encoding methyl-accepting chemotaxis protein: MVSGIFAQLAGVVDGSDTGGDRAENAGGNSESPGERLERVRTAVGYDDADAARLADETGAIDGGERALSGDDIRSAYGTDVGDKLLAQQARDLNAVVGEADDTERMRRIASSARQQAAEGIAPSSYVASHAPLFEDLIDDAFAAVQDGGDPEEAKQDLKAAMRASLTGMAAGADEFDGSDTVEPLDESDYIEELTADDLFESIPYGVFLIDDENTMLGYNTAINRLLGLDADHREFLGRDCRETLAAATYTDNSRHHALADKVVDAPRNADEEWDVERREDTFSFIGNDDIVYGDTSVSVNTEGEETHIDFLAAPIFDDDGELRAVIELVEDRSEAVREQKELNGLVTEVTDTLDSIGTGELSSRADFDGDDELVEDELLDVVEAVNGMAENFEQLVIRVEDQTEALAESIARATDSAHSIDRQVEDQTESLEEVSNELESFSATMEEVAASSNEVATAAESALDNAERGVDSGQDAKAVTDEVNELSEQLVDSVAELDEYMAEIGEVVDIIADVADQTNILALNANIEAARVDADGDGFGVVADEVKSLANETQQYTDEIRDRIETVQGQTDTTVEEVERTNDHIREVREEIDESLSALDELSESIEDAAEGIQEVAEANDEQAATVEEVTATVDEVREQAHEVKQETNDIVEEAETQEAAVGTLSERVERLSTDATENDGDGFDETTAEDSDD, translated from the coding sequence ATGGTATCCGGTATCTTCGCACAGCTTGCGGGTGTCGTTGATGGCAGCGACACTGGGGGAGACAGAGCGGAAAACGCCGGCGGAAACAGCGAGTCGCCGGGCGAGCGACTGGAACGAGTGCGGACAGCGGTCGGCTACGACGACGCCGACGCTGCCAGGTTGGCCGACGAAACAGGGGCTATCGACGGTGGGGAACGAGCGCTATCGGGAGACGATATCCGTTCGGCCTACGGCACCGATGTGGGTGATAAGCTGCTTGCACAGCAGGCTCGGGACCTCAACGCTGTCGTCGGCGAGGCTGACGACACTGAGCGAATGCGCCGCATCGCTTCTTCGGCCAGACAGCAGGCCGCCGAGGGTATCGCCCCGTCGTCGTATGTCGCCTCGCATGCGCCGCTTTTCGAGGACCTGATAGACGACGCCTTTGCGGCGGTCCAAGACGGTGGCGACCCTGAAGAAGCAAAGCAGGACCTAAAAGCGGCGATGCGGGCGTCGTTGACCGGCATGGCTGCCGGGGCTGACGAGTTCGACGGCAGCGATACCGTCGAGCCGCTCGACGAAAGCGACTACATCGAGGAGTTGACCGCGGACGACCTCTTCGAGTCGATTCCATACGGGGTCTTTCTCATCGACGACGAGAACACGATGCTGGGGTACAACACCGCAATCAACCGGCTTCTGGGGCTTGATGCGGACCACCGGGAGTTCCTCGGACGGGACTGCCGGGAAACGCTTGCGGCGGCGACCTACACCGACAACTCCCGTCACCACGCCCTTGCTGACAAGGTCGTCGACGCGCCGCGCAATGCCGACGAGGAATGGGATGTCGAGCGCCGCGAAGACACCTTCAGCTTCATCGGCAACGATGACATCGTCTACGGCGATACGAGCGTCTCGGTAAACACAGAAGGCGAGGAGACGCACATCGACTTCCTCGCAGCACCCATCTTCGACGACGACGGGGAGCTACGGGCGGTTATCGAACTGGTCGAGGACCGCTCCGAGGCGGTCCGTGAACAAAAGGAGCTCAACGGACTTGTCACCGAGGTAACCGATACCCTCGACAGCATCGGCACCGGGGAACTCTCTTCGCGGGCCGACTTCGACGGTGACGACGAACTCGTCGAAGACGAGTTGCTGGATGTCGTCGAAGCGGTAAACGGGATGGCAGAGAACTTCGAACAGCTTGTTATCAGAGTCGAAGACCAGACGGAGGCGCTGGCCGAATCGATAGCACGGGCGACAGACAGCGCACACAGCATCGATAGGCAGGTCGAAGACCAGACTGAATCGCTCGAGGAGGTGAGCAACGAACTCGAATCGTTCTCGGCGACGATGGAGGAAGTCGCCGCAAGCTCCAACGAGGTCGCGACGGCCGCCGAAAGCGCCCTCGACAACGCCGAACGCGGCGTCGATTCCGGGCAGGATGCCAAGGCAGTCACCGACGAGGTCAACGAGCTGAGCGAACAGCTCGTCGACTCGGTTGCGGAACTGGACGAGTATATGGCCGAAATCGGGGAGGTCGTCGACATTATTGCCGACGTAGCCGACCAGACGAACATCCTCGCGCTGAACGCCAACATCGAGGCCGCTCGCGTCGACGCCGACGGCGACGGGTTCGGCGTCGTCGCCGACGAGGTGAAGTCGCTGGCCAACGAGACCCAACAGTACACCGACGAAATCCGCGACCGCATCGAGACGGTGCAAGGACAGACCGACACGACCGTCGAGGAAGTCGAACGGACCAACGACCACATCCGCGAGGTTCGCGAGGAGATCGACGAGTCGCTGTCGGCGCTCGATGAACTCTCAGAGAGCATCGAAGACGCGGCCGAAGGCATCCAGGAAGTCGCGGAGGCCAACGACGAGCAGGCCGCAACTGTCGAGGAGGTGACCGCCACCGTCGATGAGGTCCGCGAGCAAGCCCACGAGGTCAAACAGGAGACAAACGACATCGTCGAGGAAGCAGAAACACAGGAGGCGGCCGTCGGAACGCTCTCCGAGCGGGTCGAACGGCTCTCGACGGACGCCACAGAAAACGACGGCGACGGCTTCGACGAAACCACCGCCGAGGACAGCGACGACTGA
- a CDS encoding DUF7113 family protein encodes MLQVRGSAHGTALTGTLYEPDDEPPTFSGAPDDNAPYVWVCDAFYEVESGGRTQTLGDRTLQVAFESPMPRGFDDREAALDAAADHVRTQFARLGVDRSTVDIEVIEAEPQPE; translated from the coding sequence ATGCTTCAGGTTCGCGGCTCGGCCCACGGGACTGCGCTGACCGGAACACTCTACGAGCCGGACGACGAGCCGCCGACGTTCAGCGGCGCGCCCGACGACAACGCACCCTACGTGTGGGTCTGTGACGCCTTCTATGAGGTCGAAAGCGGCGGCCGAACCCAGACGCTCGGCGACCGAACGCTGCAGGTAGCCTTTGAGTCGCCGATGCCACGGGGTTTCGACGACCGCGAGGCAGCGTTGGATGCCGCTGCCGACCATGTTCGGACACAGTTTGCCCGTCTCGGCGTCGACCGGTCGACGGTCGATATCGAAGTCATCGAAGCGGAGCCGCAACCGGAGTGA
- a CDS encoding glycosyltransferase family 4 protein, with product MRVLNYLELEARLQRSGIGTATRQQRRALSPTDVEVVKTPWNGANPAEAAFRRAVGGRFFERVDLAHCNLVGPGSAAVARRAIRTGTPLVLHAHITREDFAGSFRGSRAVGPVLERYLRWFYSQADLVVCPSEHTKRVLSSYPVDAPVRVVTNGVDIESLAGHEALRDRYRSRFDLDGTVVFAVGNVFERKGLTAFCRLAERTDYEFVWFGPYDTGPHASPTVRRWVKDPPENVTFTGWVDDIRGAYAAGDIYLFPTKAENQGIAVLEAMACGNAVILRDIPVFEEFYTHGEDCLKCDTRSEFEAAIDRLASDPDLRARLGDTAATTAREHGLDRVAEELRDAYSDAQRLAGAEHTTD from the coding sequence GTGCGTGTCCTGAACTACCTCGAACTCGAAGCCAGGCTCCAGCGAAGCGGCATCGGGACCGCCACCCGCCAGCAGCGCCGGGCGCTCTCGCCGACCGATGTCGAGGTCGTAAAAACGCCGTGGAACGGTGCCAATCCTGCGGAGGCAGCCTTTCGGCGGGCGGTTGGTGGCCGGTTCTTCGAGCGGGTCGACCTCGCCCACTGCAACCTCGTCGGTCCCGGCTCGGCGGCCGTTGCCCGGCGGGCGATACGGACGGGGACGCCGTTGGTCCTCCATGCACACATCACGCGCGAGGACTTCGCCGGAAGCTTCCGCGGCTCGCGGGCTGTCGGGCCGGTGCTGGAGCGATACCTTCGGTGGTTCTACTCGCAGGCGGACCTCGTCGTCTGCCCGAGCGAGCATACGAAACGGGTGCTGTCGTCGTATCCGGTCGATGCGCCGGTTCGTGTCGTAACGAACGGTGTCGATATCGAGTCGCTCGCCGGCCACGAGGCGCTCCGGGACCGCTATCGGAGCCGGTTTGACCTCGACGGGACCGTCGTTTTCGCTGTCGGCAACGTCTTCGAGCGCAAGGGGCTGACAGCGTTCTGCCGGCTGGCCGAACGGACCGACTACGAGTTCGTCTGGTTCGGTCCCTACGACACCGGGCCACACGCTTCGCCGACAGTCCGCCGGTGGGTCAAGGACCCGCCGGAGAACGTCACGTTCACCGGCTGGGTCGACGATATTCGAGGTGCATACGCGGCAGGCGATATCTACCTGTTTCCGACGAAGGCCGAAAACCAAGGCATCGCCGTGCTGGAGGCGATGGCCTGTGGCAACGCGGTCATCCTGCGCGATATCCCGGTTTTCGAGGAGTTCTACACTCACGGCGAGGACTGCCTGAAATGCGACACCCGCTCGGAGTTCGAGGCGGCGATAGACCGGCTCGCGTCCGACCCTGACCTCCGGGCCCGTCTCGGCGACACGGCCGCAACGACGGCACGCGAACACGGTCTGGACCGCGTCGCTGAGGAGCTACGGGATGCCTACAGTGACGCCCAGCGGCTTGCCGGGGCGGAACACACAACCGATTAA
- a CDS encoding glycosyltransferase family 4 protein has protein sequence MRTVAAFTDTYLPTVNGVSYTASTWRDRWCRRGGRMPLVYPAADGYQPEDGEHPVGSVRFPWYEGFRLGRPAVPDAVERAAPDVVHAHTPFALGLAAARLAARSDAPLIVSYHTPVSEYAGYVSDAFADAVGVAADRYERWFLNRADAVVAPSQTAAERIDAEETPVYVVSNGVDTDRFRPVGEHAVTAFRDRYGLPDGPLVGYTGRHGREKRLGDVLAATAGLDAGVVIAGAGPATPELRRRTAAREDVRLLGFLERNELPAFYTALDAFAFPSPVETQGLVALEAIACGTPVVAADGGALPETVDSGETGCHFPVGDVRAFRTALRQTLARTDVLSDRCVARREQLAVERAIDRLGDVYETVTHA, from the coding sequence ATGCGGACCGTCGCGGCCTTCACGGATACGTATTTGCCGACGGTCAACGGCGTCAGCTATACCGCCAGCACGTGGCGGGACCGCTGGTGTCGCCGCGGCGGTCGGATGCCGCTTGTCTATCCGGCGGCCGACGGCTACCAGCCCGAAGACGGCGAGCATCCGGTCGGCAGCGTCCGGTTCCCGTGGTATGAGGGGTTCCGGCTCGGCCGGCCAGCCGTCCCCGACGCCGTCGAGCGAGCAGCGCCGGATGTCGTCCACGCGCACACGCCGTTCGCGCTGGGGCTGGCGGCCGCACGGTTGGCCGCCCGGTCCGACGCGCCACTTATCGTGTCCTACCACACGCCGGTCAGCGAGTACGCCGGCTACGTCAGCGACGCCTTCGCCGACGCTGTCGGCGTCGCTGCCGACCGTTACGAGCGATGGTTTCTCAACCGTGCTGACGCTGTCGTCGCGCCCTCACAGACTGCTGCCGAACGCATCGACGCCGAGGAGACGCCGGTCTACGTCGTCTCCAACGGCGTCGACACCGACCGGTTCCGGCCGGTCGGAGAACACGCCGTGACAGCGTTCCGCGACCGGTACGGGCTCCCGGATGGCCCGCTGGTCGGGTATACGGGCCGGCACGGCCGCGAAAAGCGGCTCGGGGATGTATTGGCGGCAACGGCCGGCCTCGATGCCGGTGTCGTCATCGCCGGTGCGGGGCCGGCAACACCGGAACTCCGGCGGCGGACCGCCGCCCGCGAGGATGTCCGGCTACTCGGGTTCTTAGAGCGAAACGAGCTTCCGGCCTTCTATACGGCACTGGATGCCTTCGCGTTTCCCAGCCCCGTCGAAACACAGGGGCTTGTCGCGCTGGAGGCCATCGCCTGCGGAACGCCCGTCGTCGCCGCCGACGGCGGCGCGCTTCCGGAAACCGTCGACAGCGGCGAGACCGGCTGCCATTTCCCGGTCGGCGATGTTAGGGCGTTTCGGACTGCGCTCCGGCAGACACTCGCACGGACGGACGTTCTCAGCGACCGCTGCGTGGCACGTCGCGAGCAACTGGCCGTCGAGCGCGCCATCGACCGGCTTGGAGACGTCTACGAAACAGTTACGCATGCCTGA
- a CDS encoding adenylyltransferase/cytidyltransferase family protein has translation MRRVVAQGTFDLLHPGHLYYLTEAKSMGDELHVIVARSQNVTHKQPPIVPDEQRREMVAGLDPVDSARLGHTDDFFVPIRDIDPDVIVLGHDQHHDDERLAEMLTEEGIDCEVARASARDGDDKILSTGRIVDRICEERC, from the coding sequence ATGAGACGCGTTGTCGCCCAAGGCACATTCGACCTGTTACATCCGGGGCACCTCTACTATCTGACCGAAGCCAAATCTATGGGCGACGAACTACACGTTATCGTCGCTCGCAGTCAGAACGTCACCCACAAACAGCCACCTATCGTTCCCGATGAACAGCGCCGGGAGATGGTCGCCGGGCTCGACCCAGTCGACTCGGCACGGCTCGGCCACACCGACGATTTCTTCGTCCCGATTCGTGATATCGACCCCGACGTTATCGTCCTCGGCCACGACCAGCATCACGACGACGAACGGCTCGCAGAGATGCTCACAGAGGAGGGAATCGACTGCGAAGTCGCACGGGCCTCGGCGCGCGATGGTGATGACAAGATTCTATCGACCGGACGCATCGTCGACCGCATCTGCGAGGAACGCTGTTAA
- a CDS encoding Mov34/MPN/PAD-1 family protein, translating to MGLLGSLWKPTLFRSKEVIGIADDALQFALQASEDSHPNEYMGQLRGQDARSLGLDRDGTVITDVLLAPGTKTNPTSAEFKPTYMPNDLNSVGSVHSHPNGVLRPSDADLATFTKGQVHIIVGAPYRRSDWRAFDREGEPIDLDVLSVDVPDDQFFDFTQADIDREMR from the coding sequence ATGGGACTGCTCGGGTCGCTGTGGAAGCCGACGCTCTTCCGGTCGAAAGAGGTCATCGGCATCGCCGACGACGCGCTGCAGTTTGCACTGCAGGCTTCGGAGGACTCACACCCCAACGAGTATATGGGACAGCTTCGGGGACAGGACGCGCGCTCGCTGGGACTCGACCGCGACGGGACCGTCATCACCGACGTACTGCTTGCGCCGGGAACCAAAACCAACCCGACAAGCGCCGAGTTCAAACCGACCTATATGCCGAACGACCTCAACAGCGTCGGCTCTGTTCACTCACATCCAAACGGCGTACTACGCCCGAGCGACGCCGACCTTGCGACGTTCACCAAGGGACAGGTCCACATCATCGTCGGCGCACCCTACCGGCGGAGCGACTGGCGAGCCTTCGACCGCGAAGGGGAGCCGATAGACCTCGACGTTCTCTCCGTTGACGTGCCTGACGACCAGTTCTTCGATTTCACGCAGGCCGACATCGACCGGGAGATGCGATGA